AATTGTCAAATCCTTTTTTACTAGCATCAACAAGTTTTTTCTCACAAGAGGCCATTAATTCATCAGCCTTGTAATTCAATGAAGATTCAACACAGGCAATTTTGACAATCTGGACCTCGAAACCTTTTGATACATCTAAGGAAAATTCCTCAGCTATGTATTTCGGTTTATGATGAACGATGTATTTTAATTTCTCAGCAGGTTCATTATTTACTTTTAGCTTTGTCTGAGCACCCACACAGAGATCAAATTCAGTCTTCAGTGTTTTAGTCTGAAGGAAGATTCCATTATCTGTTGACCGATCTGAAACAGCATTCCAAAACTTAAAATCATAGTTGCTGTCTTCATTTGCAATATCACCGTCAAGCTTTGAAACTATTCGAATATTTGCATCAAAGTCAACAGGGGTTATTGAATATTGTATTGCACCGATTTCATCATCTGCAATGCTGCAGAACCGGATTGCATTCACTTTAACATTCTTGCCAGATTCCAAGCTTGCAATAAAGGATCTTTGCAGATACCCTTCTTTCATATTCAAGACACGCTTGAATTCCTTAATTTGGCATTTGGCAAGGTCCAATATTTCATTGTCAATATAGATATCGATTCCGATCCAATTCGTTGAATTAATAACTTTATCAAATGTTGGTGGATATCCATTCTTCCACCATCCTACTCTAGTTTTATCTGGAAAGTATATACCTGCAACATAGGACCCCTGTAAACTTTCTCCAGAGTAGGATTCTTCAAAGTTTGCCCGCTGCCCCATCTTACCGTTTCCGATACTAAACAAACTTTCAGAAATCTTATTCAGTCTTGGGTCAAAGCCCTCTTCTATGATATTCCACGGATCGGCTTGGATATAATTTTTCATATATTAAATGAATTAGATACGCACTAAAATAGATTTTGAATAGTTTTCAGGTCGATATGTGTTAAATCACTAACGACTAAATGAGCTTTTCCGAGGTCCTTTTCTGCACCTATTCCTATAGCTTTCATTTCTGCTCTCAAGGCTGCTTCTACACCAGCACTTGCATCTTCAAAAACAACGCAGGATTTCGGATCAACGTTCAACAATTCTGCTCCTTTGAGGAATACTGCAGGATCAGGTTTAGATTTGTTGACAATATTTCCATCAACTAAGGCATCAAAATAAGGTGTAAGTCCTGTATTATCCAATATCAGCTTAGCATTTTTACTTGCTGATCCCAGTCCAATCTTGATATGGTTGTTCTTTAGTTCTTCCAAAAGTTTTATTGAGCCTGGTAACACCTCATTAGCAGTCATCTCAGATATCATTTCCACATACCAGCCATTCTTTAAAGCTGCGAGTTCATCTT
The Sphingobacterium daejeonense genome window above contains:
- the pgmB gene encoding beta-phosphoglucomutase, translated to MGLEACLFDLDGVLVDTAKYHYLAWKQLANSLGFDFSEEENEQLKGISRVESLRKILAWGGVDFPQERQDELAALKNGWYVEMISEMTANEVLPGSIKLLEELKNNHIKIGLGSASKNAKLILDNTGLTPYFDALVDGNIVNKSKPDPAVFLKGAELLNVDPKSCVVFEDASAGVEAALRAEMKAIGIGAEKDLGKAHLVVSDLTHIDLKTIQNLF